From the Kitasatospora atroaurantiaca genome, the window TGCGCCGGGGGCCAGGGCGCGGTCCAGGCGGTCCAGACCCGCCCGCAGGACGTCCCCGTTGTCCCGTTGGTCCGCGCGGGACCCTCGTGCCGCGCGCAGGTCGTCGAGGCTGACGTGCGCGTCGACACCGGGGAGACGGCCCGCGAAGGTGCTCTTCCCGCTGCCGGACGGACCGACCAGGTGGATCAGCCGCGGAAAGCCCCCGGACCGCCAGCGCCAGACGGCCGCCACGGCCTCCTCGACGACGGCGATCCGCCCCCGGGCGTACGCCTCCCGCGCCTCGGCCCAGCACCGGTCTGCCGCCTCGGTCTCCAGGCCGGAGAGCGCCTCGCGCAGGCCCGCCCGCAGCGGCTCGAGCGGCGCCTCGCCGAGCAGGCCGGCGTCCTCGGAGTACAGTGCGGACCAGTCGATCTGCGCACGCGCCTCGGTAACTTCCGTACCTGCACTGCCGTTCAGGGCTGCTGCGGCGACCGCGTGCAGGACTCCGAGATCGGCGGCGAGCGACATGCGTACCAGACCGGTCCGGCGCTCCTCGTCCGGGTAGGGGCGGTGCAGGCGGGGGTGCAGCCCGACGAGATCGGCGACGCGTCGGGCCAGCGGCAGGCCCAAGGGCCCGATCAGCCGGGGCGCCAGCGAGGCCCGCCGGGCGTCGCGCAACAACGCGGCCAGCACACCGGCCAGCCGCGCGTCGCCCGAACGCCCCAGCGCATCAAGGCTGGCGGAGACATCTGCCACGGCTGCCTCGGCGGAGGCCGGCTCCTCCCCGGCCATCCCCACGGCCGCGAGCAGGGCGGGCACATCGGGGGCCGCGCCCGAACGCACCGCCCACAGGGCGGCGGCCGGGGCCAGCCCGTTCTCCACGACGGCGGCGTGCATCCAGTGCGTGTCGGTCTGTACGTGCCTCGGGCGCACCCACTTGGCCACCCGCCGGGTGAACTCCGCCCGGCCGAAGCCCTCGACCGTCCGGACGACGTACCCCTCCTGCCGTTCGGTGTCCAGCCGCAGTGCTCGCAGTGCCCGCTCGTCGAAGGTGCCGCGCCACAGCACACGCGGCGTCGGCACTCCCCGACGGCGCAGGAAGAGCACCGTCCGGTCCCAGTCCAGGCAGCGGTCCCCGCCGTCCCAGACGGAGAACCCGTAGAACCAGCTCTCCAGCTCCTCGTACGCGATCGAGTGCCGCGCGTACAGGTTCTCCCCGCACACCCGCCACCCCTGCGGGATCGCCGCGCCGATCCGCCCATGCAGGGCCTTGACCCAGGCCCGTGACGGATGGTGTGCGGAATCCAGCGAGCGGGCGTGCAGCCCGTCCGGATAGAGGGTGGTGTTCTCCCCGTCGAGCTTCTCGGTGACCACGACCTCCTGGCCCCGCAGCCCTGAC encodes:
- a CDS encoding RNA ligase family protein; translated protein: MHVQYPRTPHLPWSPGAASDDVRVGELSGLRGQEVVVTEKLDGENTTLYPDGLHARSLDSAHHPSRAWVKALHGRIGAAIPQGWRVCGENLYARHSIAYEELESWFYGFSVWDGGDRCLDWDRTVLFLRRRGVPTPRVLWRGTFDERALRALRLDTERQEGYVVRTVEGFGRAEFTRRVAKWVRPRHVQTDTHWMHAAVVENGLAPAAALWAVRSGAAPDVPALLAAVGMAGEEPASAEAAVADVSASLDALGRSGDARLAGVLAALLRDARRASLAPRLIGPLGLPLARRVADLVGLHPRLHRPYPDEERRTGLVRMSLAADLGVLHAVAAAALNGSAGTEVTEARAQIDWSALYSEDAGLLGEAPLEPLRAGLREALSGLETEAADRCWAEAREAYARGRIAVVEEAVAAVWRWRSGGFPRLIHLVGPSGSGKSTFAGRLPGVDAHVSLDDLRAARGSRADQRDNGDVLRAGLDRLDRALAPGATVVWDATSLNQHQRSLVQAVAQRRDALVTHAVVLVEEAELTRRNAGRAHPVPPDVLASQLHRFTPPYPGQAHRTWYVGPDGDVGDVAGTLGGAASLEGEGV